A single Bacillus sp. HMF5848 DNA region contains:
- a CDS encoding alpha/beta fold hydrolase, whose product MAYVILLIVLIFEIAFAINCIVTKQNHQKIKNWIRIAIFITFVILTLSNVIMWSLRWVILGLLLLLLAVKATVSLIRNKESKTYKTSKIVWKSVVMIVLIVFALTPEIVFPQYKSPKVTGEYKVETATYTYTDKNRMEEFTDKEQHRFVNVGFWYPKNGNGTYPLLVFSHGAFGIKDSNSSTYTELASHGYVVVSIDHPYHSFFTRSEDGTVAMTNSDFIHEVENMNKGVYSNEKLYNIIQKWMKLRADDMNFVIDTILEKNKNDNTPVYQHINTEKIGVFGHSMGGAASVWLSRERDDVSAVVNIDAPFFSELVYNKAGDKFVASSKAYTTPLLNIYSDDVWRQLDSTPVYVANNLNNKQFEGAYTTHFKGAKHLSLTDLQLFSPILANMLQGGRANINPYYCIEMENKLVLEFFDYELKGIGHFNPKRTY is encoded by the coding sequence ATGGCATATGTAATATTATTGATTGTTTTGATTTTCGAGATTGCTTTTGCTATTAACTGTATTGTAACGAAGCAAAATCATCAAAAAATAAAAAATTGGATTAGAATTGCTATTTTTATAACATTTGTCATCCTCACACTTTCCAATGTGATTATGTGGAGTTTACGTTGGGTAATTCTTGGTTTACTGCTTCTCCTATTAGCGGTAAAGGCGACAGTATCTCTTATCCGTAACAAGGAAAGCAAAACATATAAAACTTCTAAAATTGTGTGGAAATCCGTTGTAATGATAGTTCTAATAGTATTTGCCCTTACGCCTGAAATTGTTTTTCCGCAGTATAAATCACCAAAAGTAACTGGTGAATATAAAGTTGAAACCGCTACTTACACATATACGGATAAAAACCGTATGGAAGAATTTACGGATAAAGAGCAACACAGATTTGTGAATGTAGGGTTTTGGTATCCGAAAAACGGCAATGGTACATACCCACTTTTGGTATTCTCTCATGGAGCATTTGGTATTAAGGATAGCAATAGCTCTACCTATACTGAACTTGCAAGCCACGGTTATGTAGTCGTCTCCATCGATCATCCTTATCATTCCTTCTTTACTCGTTCAGAGGATGGAACAGTAGCTATGACCAATTCAGATTTTATCCATGAAGTTGAAAATATGAATAAAGGTGTTTACTCTAATGAAAAACTATATAATATCATTCAAAAATGGATGAAACTGCGAGCAGACGATATGAATTTTGTCATTGATACGATCCTTGAAAAAAACAAAAATGACAATACCCCCGTTTATCAACATATCAATACAGAGAAAATTGGTGTGTTCGGACACTCAATGGGAGGCGCTGCAAGCGTTTGGCTAAGTAGAGAGCGTGATGATGTAAGTGCAGTCGTAAATATCGATGCTCCTTTCTTTAGTGAACTTGTTTATAACAAAGCAGGTGATAAGTTTGTGGCAAGCAGCAAAGCCTACACAACCCCACTTTTAAACATTTATTCGGACGATGTATGGAGACAACTGGATAGTACTCCTGTTTATGTAGCGAACAACCTCAACAATAAACAGTTCGAAGGAGCATATACTACTCATTTTAAAGGGGCAAAACATTTAAGCTTGACCGATTTACAGCTTTTCTCTCCTATACTTGCTAATATGCTGCAAGGTGGAAGAGCCAACATCAATCCATATTACTGTATTGAAATGGAAAATAAATTAGTTCTTGAATTTTTCGATTATGAATTAAAAGGCATTGGTCATTTCAATCCCAAAAGGACATATTGA
- a CDS encoding thioredoxin family protein translates to MNLNKWFEKGMTHIEYIQSMDMNQENLLRIYNEFAPSREAIHFLQSLQNKNWRAVILTADWCGDAMLNIPIFMRLANEGLIDTRFLIRDDNLELMDQFLTNGGRSIPLMIILDRDGNFITRWGPRSPLGQDIVMSMKKNMPNPEDEQFETARKEFIKKATHELLTNEKLWDSVEKSLVAAFQEHA, encoded by the coding sequence TTGAATCTAAACAAATGGTTTGAAAAAGGCATGACACACATAGAATATATACAGTCCATGGACATGAATCAAGAAAACCTATTGCGAATCTACAATGAATTTGCTCCTTCACGAGAGGCTATACATTTTTTACAGTCATTGCAGAATAAGAATTGGCGTGCTGTTATTTTAACGGCAGACTGGTGCGGAGATGCTATGCTCAATATTCCTATCTTTATGAGACTTGCTAATGAGGGGCTTATTGACACTCGTTTTCTTATTCGTGATGACAACTTGGAGTTAATGGATCAATTTTTGACAAATGGCGGCCGTTCCATCCCTCTCATGATAATTCTTGATAGAGATGGAAACTTCATAACGCGTTGGGGTCCTCGTTCACCGCTTGGCCAAGACATTGTTATGAGCATGAAGAAAAACATGCCCAATCCTGAGGACGAGCAGTTTGAAACAGCTCGTAAAGAATTTATAAAAAAAGCCACACACGAATTGCTAACTAATGAGAAATTATGGGACAGTGTGGAAAAAAGTCTAGTAGCAGCCTTCCAAGAACACGCATAG
- a CDS encoding ABC transporter substrate-binding protein has protein sequence MRNITLLSIMLFMMLLVGCSTQPNEGAQSNTEENTTTTEQTETKIDSNTEEAAEDKGKTQYPLTIDNYLTTDGFTYETHTQTFEASPEKIVANTQGMAEILVHLGLTDKIVGVAALYGETDAEITEEFNKIPVITEGYASKELVVGQDPDIIMGRAGLFQDAEWGVGTISSLNDLGIKTFVQHTSLTGGTLDSLYKDIEDIGLIFNVQDSADVYINKLKEQQAALEEKASEKPLTYAYVYNAGDGKIAPDAGGAYTFIADTLEKLNLTNALADIEGTVSVEQLVEKNPDIFLLSNYAGGPDPETTMESFYNDEALQSINAIKNKAIIVIDFNQFFGYGPNILDGAGKLADDIASNSSLK, from the coding sequence ATGAGGAACATTACACTTTTATCAATAATGCTATTTATGATGTTATTGGTAGGTTGTTCTACACAACCGAACGAGGGTGCACAATCCAATACAGAAGAGAACACTACTACAACTGAACAAACAGAAACTAAGATAGACTCGAATACTGAAGAAGCTGCTGAAGATAAAGGTAAAACACAATATCCATTAACAATTGATAACTATTTAACAACAGATGGGTTTACATATGAAACACACACACAAACCTTTGAAGCTTCTCCAGAGAAAATTGTGGCTAATACACAAGGAATGGCTGAAATCTTAGTTCACTTAGGATTAACAGATAAGATTGTCGGTGTCGCTGCCTTATATGGAGAAACAGACGCTGAGATTACTGAAGAATTTAATAAGATTCCTGTTATTACGGAAGGTTACGCTAGCAAAGAGCTTGTTGTAGGTCAAGACCCTGATATCATAATGGGGCGCGCAGGTTTGTTCCAAGATGCAGAGTGGGGTGTTGGTACAATAAGCAGTTTAAATGATCTAGGTATTAAAACATTTGTTCAACATACTAGTTTAACAGGTGGTACACTTGACAGCTTATATAAAGATATTGAAGACATAGGATTAATTTTCAATGTGCAGGATTCTGCTGATGTATATATCAATAAGCTAAAAGAACAGCAAGCAGCTCTTGAAGAAAAGGCTAGTGAGAAACCATTAACATACGCATATGTATATAATGCTGGTGATGGTAAGATTGCTCCCGATGCTGGTGGCGCCTACACATTCATTGCCGACACGCTTGAAAAATTAAATTTAACAAACGCTCTAGCTGATATTGAAGGCACGGTAAGTGTTGAACAACTAGTGGAAAAAAATCCGGATATATTCTTACTTTCTAATTATGCGGGTGGTCCAGACCCAGAAACAACAATGGAAAGTTTTTATAACGATGAAGCACTTCAAAGTATTAATGCCATTAAAAATAAAGCTATTATTGTGATTGATTTTAACCAATTCTTTGGTTACGGTCCAAATATATTAGACGGTGCAGGGAAATTGGCAGATGATATTGCGAGTAATTCAAGTTTAAAATAA
- a CDS encoding Crp/Fnr family transcriptional regulator, with the protein MKDVLIQYMKRFSDLSEAELKKLTIDVPVVTFKKGTTLLHQGEVPDKCYFVLKGCVRQYAVDEDGNETTFNFFTEEQSVTTFNQHTTDKVSPYSLSCLEDCTLVVGDLATEQESYDMHPVLAAMTRKMIEADIGAMRDDFSSFISSTPEERYHALMKKRPDLIDRVPQYQLASYLGIKPESLSRIKKRSEANHLRIVD; encoded by the coding sequence ATGAAAGATGTCCTTATCCAATATATGAAACGTTTTTCCGATTTAAGTGAAGCAGAATTAAAAAAACTGACAATAGATGTTCCTGTTGTTACTTTTAAGAAAGGAACTACCCTTTTACATCAAGGAGAGGTTCCTGACAAATGCTATTTTGTTTTAAAAGGTTGTGTTCGTCAGTACGCTGTTGATGAAGATGGAAATGAAACCACCTTTAATTTCTTTACGGAAGAACAAAGTGTAACGACCTTTAATCAGCATACTACGGATAAAGTTTCTCCATACTCGCTTAGCTGTTTGGAAGACTGTACACTTGTTGTAGGTGATTTAGCAACTGAGCAGGAATCTTACGACATGCATCCGGTGTTAGCGGCAATGACTCGTAAAATGATTGAAGCAGATATAGGTGCTATGAGGGATGATTTCTCCTCCTTCATCTCTTCGACTCCAGAAGAGCGATATCATGCTTTGATGAAAAAAAGACCAGATTTAATTGACCGAGTTCCCCAATACCAACTAGCAAGCTACCTTGGAATAAAACCAGAATCCCTTAGTCGTATTAAGAAGCGATCAGAAGCAAACCACCTCAGAATTGTTGATTAG
- a CDS encoding iron ABC transporter permease: MLFILLLSIVLGVSLGQVDIPLSHSFRILLYKTFGIPIGNIEDIQAGSYVNIIWSIRFPRVLMAMLIGAALALCGAIMQATVQNPLADPYILGISSGATLGATFAVLIGFGTGTIFAQFSLAIGAFAGALIASFLVLTFSSIGGKMTSVKLVLMGMVINALFSAFSNFIIYIANNAEGIRTITFWGMGSLASARWSEIPLLTITILIGIIFLMIQSRNLNTMLLGDEAAVTLGINLSSYRKIYMVITAILTGISVASVGMVGFVGLIIPHLIRSVVGSDHRRLLPATILFGAIFLIWADIFARIIIPTVELPIGVVTAIIGAPMFMYMLIKKGYGFGGK, translated from the coding sequence ATGCTTTTCATTCTTCTACTCTCCATAGTGTTAGGTGTTTCACTAGGACAAGTTGATATTCCTCTATCACATTCATTCCGAATATTACTCTATAAAACGTTTGGAATTCCAATTGGTAATATCGAGGATATACAAGCAGGCTCATATGTTAATATAATTTGGAGCATTCGCTTTCCGCGTGTCTTGATGGCCATGCTTATAGGAGCCGCTCTAGCTCTTTGTGGAGCAATTATGCAGGCTACGGTCCAAAATCCATTGGCTGATCCATATATACTAGGGATTTCTTCAGGAGCCACATTAGGGGCCACGTTTGCTGTACTAATTGGCTTTGGTACAGGTACTATATTTGCCCAATTTAGTTTAGCCATTGGGGCATTTGCAGGTGCTTTAATAGCAAGCTTTCTAGTACTTACTTTTTCTAGCATAGGCGGCAAAATGACGTCGGTAAAACTAGTACTAATGGGTATGGTGATTAATGCTCTATTTTCCGCTTTCTCAAATTTTATAATCTATATTGCCAACAATGCCGAGGGGATCCGTACTATTACGTTTTGGGGTATGGGAAGTCTTGCAAGTGCACGGTGGAGTGAAATCCCACTTCTTACTATAACTATATTGATTGGTATTATTTTCTTAATGATTCAATCTCGGAATCTTAATACGATGTTACTCGGAGATGAAGCTGCCGTTACGTTAGGAATAAACTTAAGCTCATATAGAAAGATATACATGGTAATTACAGCGATTTTAACGGGAATATCAGTTGCATCTGTTGGAATGGTAGGGTTTGTAGGCTTAATAATTCCACATTTAATACGAAGTGTAGTTGGTTCAGATCATAGAAGATTACTTCCAGCAACGATTTTATTTGGGGCAATTTTTCTTATTTGGGCAGATATTTTTGCTCGTATCATCATACCTACAGTTGAGTTGCCGATTGGAGTTGTGACGGCCATTATTGGCGCACCAATGTTTATGTATATGCTTATAAAAAAAGGGTATGGATTCGGGGGGAAATAA
- a CDS encoding ABC transporter ATP-binding protein — protein sequence MNLQVDNISIEIGKKKIVHDISLLVNSQQFVGILGPNGCGKSTLLKSIYKVLQPNSGLVKLGDMDVLKEKSKKIAKHLGVVGQFNEISFDFTVEQMVMMGRTPHKKLLDSEAKVDYEIVERALAKVNLLSYKDRNFLTLSGGEKQRVILARVLAQEPNFLILDEPTNHLDVKYQLEIIKTVKEINIGTLAALHDLTLAGAYCDYLYLLKKGSIVTYGRPQDVLTKENIEFVFDVKCEIYKNPVTGHIGIAYL from the coding sequence ATGAACCTTCAAGTTGATAATATTTCTATTGAAATTGGAAAAAAAAAGATTGTACATGATATCTCGCTTCTTGTGAATAGTCAACAATTCGTTGGAATACTAGGTCCAAATGGCTGTGGTAAATCAACACTGTTAAAAAGCATCTATAAAGTCCTACAGCCAAACAGCGGGCTCGTTAAACTTGGTGATATGGATGTATTAAAGGAAAAATCGAAAAAGATTGCGAAGCATTTGGGCGTTGTAGGTCAATTCAATGAGATTAGTTTTGATTTTACAGTCGAACAAATGGTTATGATGGGAAGAACCCCACATAAAAAACTGTTAGATTCGGAAGCTAAAGTGGACTATGAAATTGTGGAACGTGCTCTAGCTAAGGTGAATTTGTTATCTTACAAGGATCGAAATTTCTTAACTTTATCCGGTGGAGAAAAACAAAGAGTGATATTAGCACGTGTATTGGCCCAGGAACCGAATTTTTTAATATTAGATGAGCCGACTAACCACTTAGATGTTAAATACCAGCTAGAAATAATAAAAACAGTAAAGGAAATAAATATTGGCACTTTAGCTGCTTTACATGATTTAACTTTAGCTGGTGCATATTGTGATTACTTATATTTACTAAAAAAAGGATCAATCGTAACATATGGAAGGCCACAAGATGTTCTTACGAAGGAGAATATTGAATTTGTTTTCGACGTGAAGTGCGAGATTTACAAAAATCCCGTAACGGGCCATATTGGAATTGCTTATTTATAG
- a CDS encoding LytTR family DNA-binding domain-containing protein, producing the protein MKISIEEISRELEEEVLIRCHEIDEEIQEIVSKLKTEPAIVLGSQNDRVHRINLRDIYYFEAVDGKVFLYCKDNVFEVKQKLYELEEMCKEKDFFRATKSTILNIAKISTVHPSFSGRFEAVLDNGERAIISRQYVPVLKKMLGL; encoded by the coding sequence TTGAAAATTTCAATAGAAGAAATAAGTAGAGAGCTGGAAGAAGAAGTCCTCATCAGGTGTCATGAGATAGATGAAGAAATACAAGAGATTGTAAGTAAACTAAAAACTGAACCAGCCATAGTACTCGGATCTCAAAATGATAGAGTTCATCGTATTAATCTTAGAGATATCTATTATTTTGAGGCAGTTGACGGAAAGGTTTTTCTTTACTGCAAGGATAACGTTTTTGAAGTAAAACAAAAGCTTTATGAGTTAGAGGAAATGTGCAAAGAAAAGGACTTTTTCCGTGCCACCAAATCTACCATTCTAAACATCGCTAAAATTTCGACGGTTCACCCTTCCTTTAGTGGTCGATTCGAGGCAGTGCTTGATAATGGGGAACGTGCTATTATATCAAGGCAGTATGTGCCTGTCCTTAAAAAAATGCTTGGATTGTAA
- a CDS encoding DUF4386 domain-containing protein — protein sequence MRTNNNMQRKAAVISGIALLIMTIAAFFAQGYVHSSLVVKGDAVTTLENIQASQSLFRLQILGWLIIVITDLIVSWGFYVFLKPFHREYALLAGWLRLLYTAILAIAVSHLVVANSTLQESVIGEALGNMPQQVMWSITAFEAIWSVGLIIFGLHLITVGLVVMKTKHIPKVISILVFLAGFSYSLIHFMYGFIPQLEGFTQILEMTLMAPMFIGELGFGIWLLVKGKKLSMDD from the coding sequence ATGAGAACAAATAATAATATGCAACGAAAAGCAGCAGTCATTTCTGGTATCGCGTTGCTCATTATGACGATTGCGGCCTTTTTTGCTCAGGGGTATGTACACAGTTCGTTAGTTGTTAAAGGAGACGCGGTAACTACATTAGAAAACATCCAAGCATCTCAATCCTTGTTCAGACTTCAGATACTTGGATGGCTAATCATTGTCATTACGGATCTAATTGTATCATGGGGCTTTTACGTCTTTTTGAAGCCTTTTCATCGCGAGTACGCATTATTGGCTGGTTGGCTCCGTTTACTTTACACAGCCATTTTGGCAATTGCGGTATCCCATCTTGTTGTAGCTAATAGTACCCTTCAAGAATCAGTGATAGGTGAGGCATTAGGTAATATGCCACAGCAAGTTATGTGGTCTATCACCGCGTTTGAAGCAATCTGGTCAGTGGGATTAATCATTTTTGGACTGCACCTTATTACAGTTGGCTTGGTAGTAATGAAAACAAAGCATATCCCAAAAGTTATTAGTATTCTAGTATTTTTAGCGGGCTTCAGCTACTCGCTCATTCATTTCATGTACGGGTTTATTCCACAGCTTGAAGGTTTTACCCAAATTTTAGAAATGACTCTTATGGCTCCAATGTTTATTGGTGAATTAGGATTTGGTATTTGGTTATTGGTGAAAGGCAAAAAATTGTCTATGGACGACTAA
- a CDS encoding MFS transporter — translation MFAFETNDINQIVNSEELQQKLYKRTLRVVLLAQTLGGAGLAAGITVGALLAKDMLGVESFSGIPSALFTLGSALAVFLVGRITQTYGRRLGLSLGFLAGGLGALGVVLAANIDSIALLFFSFFIYGAGSSTNLQARYAGTDLAGPHQRAKAASIAMVATTLGAVGGPNLVTPMGHVAEYFQMPALAGPFLLAAVAYIAAGVSFLLLLKPDPLLIARLIEQREQHETNTLQPSTLQQGQRIGVLVGAAVLILSQVIMVAIMTMTPIHMEGHGSNLSAIGIIIGLHIAAMFLPSLLTGSLVDKIGRSKMVIASAVTLTVSGFIAAFAPGDSVPLLTIALILLGLGWNFGLISGTAIIIDSTTIHNRAKTQGSVDVGVALGGSIGSLLSGVIVAYSSFAILGLLGAYLSLILIPLVIWASKRTKQTQTAI, via the coding sequence TTGTTTGCTTTTGAAACAAATGATATTAATCAAATTGTAAATTCAGAAGAGCTGCAGCAAAAATTGTATAAACGTACGTTACGTGTTGTATTGCTTGCACAAACATTAGGGGGCGCTGGATTAGCAGCTGGGATTACTGTCGGTGCCCTATTAGCAAAGGATATGTTAGGTGTAGAAAGCTTCTCCGGTATACCATCTGCCCTCTTTACATTAGGTTCTGCTTTAGCAGTTTTTCTAGTGGGACGAATCACTCAAACATACGGGAGACGATTAGGGTTATCTTTAGGATTTTTGGCAGGTGGACTGGGCGCTTTAGGAGTCGTATTAGCGGCGAATATTGATAGTATTGCGTTATTATTTTTCTCATTTTTCATATACGGTGCGGGTTCGTCGACTAACTTACAAGCCCGTTATGCTGGAACTGATTTAGCAGGCCCACACCAGCGTGCGAAAGCAGCAAGTATTGCAATGGTAGCAACGACACTAGGTGCTGTAGGCGGTCCTAATCTAGTGACCCCGATGGGACATGTCGCAGAATATTTTCAAATGCCCGCACTAGCAGGACCATTTCTATTAGCGGCTGTAGCCTATATTGCAGCAGGGGTCTCCTTCTTACTATTATTAAAACCAGATCCATTACTTATCGCACGGTTAATAGAACAGAGAGAACAACACGAAACAAATACACTTCAACCATCAACACTACAACAAGGACAACGAATTGGTGTATTGGTAGGCGCAGCCGTTCTTATTCTTTCACAAGTGATTATGGTTGCTATTATGACAATGACACCGATCCATATGGAAGGTCATGGCAGTAACTTATCCGCTATTGGTATTATTATTGGCTTACATATCGCAGCGATGTTCCTTCCTTCTTTATTGACAGGCTCGCTTGTTGATAAAATAGGTCGTTCCAAAATGGTGATTGCGTCTGCTGTGACATTAACCGTTTCTGGTTTCATAGCTGCTTTTGCACCAGGAGATTCTGTCCCTTTATTAACAATCGCTTTAATCTTACTAGGTCTCGGCTGGAACTTTGGTTTAATCAGTGGTACCGCGATTATTATTGATTCGACCACCATCCATAACCGTGCCAAAACGCAAGGATCTGTTGACGTTGGGGTCGCGCTTGGAGGCTCCATTGGTAGTCTACTTTCAGGTGTCATTGTTGCGTATTCAAGCTTTGCCATCTTAGGATTATTAGGAGCTTACTTGTCTCTAATTTTAATCCCTCTAGTTATATGGGCTTCAAAAAGAACAAAGCAAACACAAACAGCCATTTAA
- a CDS encoding DUF3021 family protein translates to MKLSEFIQNIIRDFLIIFASLIIIITILRQIYYPNMGFDLKSIYIIIAFSFISALTGFILYSPNEISEKKMRIKMAIHFFTLEILLITLGSIFGIVKSGLDVIIMALQIAVIYMIVRLLSWKHDIKDAQIINEKLKTFKRNDNE, encoded by the coding sequence ATGAAACTATCCGAATTTATACAAAACATCATTAGGGATTTCTTGATTATCTTCGCATCTTTAATCATTATTATTACTATTTTAAGACAAATATATTATCCCAATATGGGCTTTGATTTAAAGTCCATTTATATCATTATTGCGTTTTCATTTATAAGTGCACTAACGGGATTCATTTTATATTCTCCTAATGAAATAAGTGAAAAGAAAATGCGTATAAAAATGGCTATTCATTTTTTCACCTTGGAGATTCTATTGATCACCCTTGGCAGCATTTTTGGTATTGTGAAAAGTGGATTAGATGTAATTATTATGGCTCTGCAAATTGCTGTTATCTATATGATAGTGCGTCTATTGTCATGGAAACATGATATAAAAGACGCCCAAATTATTAACGAAAAACTAAAGACATTTAAGAGAAATGATAATGAGTAG
- a CDS encoding serine hydrolase, which produces MKNRGRLLKIIIPIVTVICSALFIPWGILAVWISPLPDSVQKEVESAINNGLDGIIVYVDQGDETSLYSAGWHNRDDKVVADPEALFKIASISKLYIAVAAAKLVDDQMISLDDNLAVLLPEYAGSIEYSDRITLRMMLQHRSGIPNYLDQPDYPWVNPPKNNEKTLQLILGMPADFTPGEKYSYSNTNYLLIGMIMDKTLGYSHHRYIKDEILTPLNLNNTYSLLKDVDLNDVMSGYSVGYDSDIKYNDFVNPGGSMLATAEDVGIFLRALIDGSLLTNDEQAIYSEIYKYEHTGLLPGYQSIAKYHKDIDTVVVQFVNTSGGDSWSKSEIIYNRIIRILQR; this is translated from the coding sequence ATGAAAAACAGAGGGCGACTTCTAAAAATAATTATTCCCATAGTCACAGTGATTTGTTCTGCATTATTTATACCATGGGGTATTTTAGCGGTGTGGATTTCTCCATTACCGGATTCGGTTCAAAAGGAAGTGGAAAGTGCAATTAATAATGGACTTGATGGCATAATAGTCTATGTAGATCAAGGAGATGAAACATCGTTATACTCTGCCGGATGGCATAATAGAGATGACAAAGTTGTTGCTGATCCTGAGGCATTGTTCAAGATCGCAAGCATCAGTAAACTATATATTGCGGTTGCTGCTGCTAAACTGGTTGATGATCAAATGATATCTCTTGATGACAACTTAGCTGTTCTTTTACCTGAGTATGCCGGGAGTATAGAATATTCTGACCGAATTACATTGAGAATGATGTTACAACACAGAAGTGGTATTCCGAACTATCTTGATCAACCTGATTATCCTTGGGTCAATCCACCGAAAAACAATGAAAAAACACTGCAGTTGATTTTGGGAATGCCTGCAGACTTTACACCTGGGGAAAAATACAGTTACTCAAATACGAATTATTTATTGATTGGCATGATTATGGATAAAACACTCGGGTATAGTCATCACAGGTACATCAAGGATGAAATATTGACACCCCTTAATCTAAACAATACGTACAGTTTGTTAAAAGATGTGGATTTAAATGATGTTATGAGTGGTTACTCTGTAGGATATGACAGCGATATAAAATATAATGATTTTGTCAATCCTGGTGGTTCAATGCTTGCTACTGCAGAGGATGTGGGAATATTCTTAAGGGCATTAATCGATGGCTCATTACTCACGAATGATGAGCAGGCAATATATTCTGAGATATATAAGTATGAACATACTGGTTTGTTACCGGGCTATCAAAGCATTGCCAAGTATCACAAAGACATAGATACGGTTGTTGTTCAGTTTGTCAATACAAGTGGTGGAGACTCATGGTCGAAATCTGAGATTATATACAATAGAATAATCCGCATTTTACAAAGATAG